From a single Oxalobacter vibrioformis genomic region:
- a CDS encoding DUF3310 domain-containing protein, with amino-acid sequence MGTQVGATESIKLYDWVYLISPDSATATLQFGQKYTVNKVDGDFITVTNSWGKNSVLHVAELTKEDPALAKYVAELTERVPEDKEAPLETQVGGEHYKHFPIQPVEYIEKNGLGFCEGNAIKYLTRWQRKGGLQDLEKAKHNIEILISLVKSGARSGAMVTP; translated from the coding sequence TTGGGAACCCAAGTAGGGGCAACTGAATCAATCAAGCTGTATGACTGGGTTTATCTGATAAGCCCTGACAGTGCCACAGCGACACTACAATTTGGACAGAAGTACACCGTAAACAAAGTGGACGGGGATTTCATCACGGTCACAAACTCATGGGGTAAGAACTCTGTCCTGCATGTTGCAGAGCTCACCAAGGAGGACCCAGCACTTGCGAAGTATGTGGCTGAATTAACAGAGAGGGTGCCTGAGGACAAAGAGGCCCCTCTGGAAACCCAGGTTGGCGGGGAGCATTACAAACACTTTCCCATCCAGCCTGTTGAGTACATTGAAAAGAATGGGCTTGGGTTCTGCGAAGGAAATGCCATTAAGTACCTGACCCGGTGGCAGCGTAAGGGTGGCCTTCAGGACCTTGAGAAAGCCAAACACAATATCGAAATCCTCATCTCTTTGGTGAAATCAGGGGCTCGTAGCGGTGCCATGGTAACCCCTTGA
- a CDS encoding phage capsid protein has protein sequence MTNAVVAQSGQVNGTGDPKNLYLKVYAGEVLAAFERQCVTQDKHIVRSIRNGKSAQFPMTGYVVAKYHTPGSELLGQATNQNERIITIDDMLVADVFFADIYEQMQHFDIRGEYSKKAGYALADAWDKVILQLMCKAARQPAVVTGTNGGTQLTGATAMSDAKVLANAIYSANQAMDEKDIPTSAERFAYVRPAQYYLMAQSTDLINRDWMGAGSYSDGTILRIAGSPIIKTNNLPNSNITTGPTKYQGDFSKTAAVVATREAAGTVKLINPTTRADYDPRRLGHLVTSKYAIGSDWLRPDCAVEIVTAATP, from the coding sequence ATGACTAATGCAGTAGTCGCGCAAAGCGGCCAAGTCAATGGTACTGGTGATCCAAAGAACCTTTACCTGAAAGTATATGCCGGTGAGGTCCTTGCCGCATTTGAACGCCAATGTGTAACCCAAGACAAGCATATTGTCCGTTCTATCCGTAATGGTAAGTCTGCACAGTTCCCGATGACGGGCTATGTAGTTGCCAAGTACCACACCCCCGGCTCTGAGCTGTTGGGCCAGGCAACCAATCAGAATGAGCGAATCATCACCATTGATGACATGCTTGTTGCTGATGTGTTCTTTGCCGATATTTATGAGCAGATGCAACACTTTGACATCCGAGGTGAATACTCCAAGAAAGCTGGTTATGCGCTGGCAGATGCTTGGGACAAAGTAATCCTCCAGCTCATGTGTAAAGCTGCTCGCCAACCAGCTGTCGTAACTGGCACCAATGGGGGTACTCAGCTCACTGGTGCAACAGCCATGAGTGATGCCAAGGTACTGGCAAACGCAATCTACTCGGCCAATCAGGCTATGGATGAGAAGGACATCCCAACCTCCGCAGAACGCTTTGCGTATGTACGGCCAGCTCAGTATTACCTGATGGCTCAATCTACGGACCTGATTAACAGGGACTGGATGGGTGCCGGCAGTTACTCTGACGGCACGATCCTGCGGATTGCTGGGTCTCCAATCATCAAGACCAACAACCTGCCTAACAGCAACATCACTACTGGTCCCACAAAGTACCAAGGTGACTTCTCGAAAACAGCTGCTGTGGTTGCTACTCGTGAAGCTGCCGGTACCGTGAAGCTGATTAATCCAACCACACGGGCAGATTACGACCCACGTAGGCTGGGCCACTTGGTCACTTCCAAATATGCAATCGGTTCGGACTGGCTCCGTCCTGATTGTGCAGTAGAAATCGTAACAGCCGCTACGCCTTAA
- a CDS encoding capsid assembly protein has protein sequence MTDMTTLPSDSPTTQKAAEPVPGSDEYNAMMAAKGEGGIEGETPQDTPEGSSNGEATQRPEDVPEKFWDPETGSVKVDEVLKSYKALEKEYTQSKQEKAKEPAEQSKEGEQGESKEGSTLDLDAFHDEYAETGELSEASYAKLSKAGLPPEVVNAYIAGQQALVDSRTQEGYTLAGGEEAFNKMATWAASAFTPAQLQAFNRAVNTSREDMEIAVMGLKAQYEKANGKAPNLMSGGTSRPSSVGYASHAEMTRDINDPRYSSDPAFRKLVEAKVSRTTSF, from the coding sequence ATGACAGACATGACCACACTCCCAAGTGACTCCCCGACAACTCAGAAAGCAGCTGAGCCGGTGCCGGGATCGGATGAATACAATGCGATGATGGCAGCTAAGGGTGAGGGTGGTATTGAGGGGGAGACTCCACAAGACACCCCCGAAGGTTCCTCTAATGGTGAAGCCACACAGCGGCCTGAGGATGTCCCTGAGAAGTTCTGGGACCCTGAGACCGGCTCTGTGAAGGTTGATGAGGTCCTCAAAAGCTACAAGGCTTTAGAGAAAGAGTACACCCAGTCAAAGCAGGAGAAAGCTAAAGAGCCTGCTGAACAGTCTAAAGAGGGCGAGCAGGGTGAATCTAAAGAAGGCTCTACGCTGGACCTTGATGCTTTCCATGATGAGTATGCTGAGACCGGCGAGCTCTCCGAAGCGTCTTACGCAAAGCTGTCTAAGGCTGGTCTACCTCCTGAGGTTGTTAATGCCTACATTGCAGGCCAGCAGGCTCTGGTAGACAGCCGGACTCAAGAGGGCTACACCCTCGCTGGCGGTGAAGAAGCCTTCAACAAGATGGCTACGTGGGCCGCTTCAGCTTTCACTCCGGCACAGCTTCAGGCATTCAACAGGGCAGTCAATACCTCCAGAGAGGACATGGAGATTGCCGTAATGGGTCTGAAGGCTCAGTATGAAAAGGCCAATGGTAAAGCACCTAACCTGATGTCAGGCGGTACTTCACGCCCATCTTCAGTCGGCTACGCATCTCATGCAGAGATGACCCGTGACATCAATGATCCACGGTACAGCTCTGACCCAGCCTTCCGCAAGTTAGTGGAGGCAAAGGTAAGCCGCACAACAAGTTTCTAA
- a CDS encoding lysozyme family protein, whose protein sequence is MEEGREYKTNVAGKANLPDASRRKELIGDVAARQHNTFVQARPSNSAELLQALKYIRPQIEGYLNTRDAVGRTEAFERGQLDAQKQDVSLDSIPTAIEVPPEATAAPAYDPSYARGVASAVGQRLGSQAVAMRLADHEANKLKDDYDPLAAAQQFKAQDLTGLEQADPLIATKVLSDVNSLEGKLLLDTKNIRLAKLKEATLNDVDANTYNAIVEGGGDPERVGQAWEANRQVSLSASQPYRSLNEMDEANLGQSIRYSNENGGTPQLFDAFTRKRADGYSIVDKNPELGAKVAIARAQAQAKYEQRLEQTNQAANFMTLASLEAGWDVGQYISPQYIAELTGPGKPFSTASAALSWYHKQAEKIATQQEYVHMGRLGGTGNLNAATPEAQKRFLEGATREATAGLDQILNDPEQMQHAQQVLSQTLNYVAKAGASIPLDWAVRKYTGLAQAAPAQNSEPTPMFLNMAKAYEGIPDHLKDSYATGDAKALMDAYMIARRNGNSEAEAYTLAYRGISPENKKAVEERKKDPEFRKKMVSMRDTAINKASSNWFKDVDNSAVVMGSLGTYMESWIAQNPGASEDDLQSEMTRYVSRNFIHDTSTNKYVGVPTSVGEGAKETVSFYMNKIREEVGAENKPFLSHRGNGNYDVMWSPGGGDAVVPLRQITWGQIDSMHRKSFVTAEDEAALRELNKKVASGTLKAADLGNLEELSGKLRAAGRDGDLPIQAINKIYEDQFNDYFSSVINVKASDAPATSPKGTGDPYGRDTIVKQYLSSNGITDVKTGTSNYKDLAKALIATREGVRLSVYNDPARGAGKNIGIGYNLGSRTKEQVLRDFRAARIPTGYYDDILSGKRELTSDQARMLLDATFPQYERIAESTINGVRAGYWDHMPASQRAVIIDMAYQLGPQGLSKFKSSINAVVTEQAHTMDNIFKVQYTDRSGKTGLDTQGYALRAALWNRGAAGFASYLYANNYLKE, encoded by the coding sequence ATGGAAGAAGGTAGAGAATATAAAACAAACGTAGCTGGCAAAGCCAACCTTCCAGATGCTTCAAGAAGGAAGGAGCTGATTGGTGATGTAGCTGCAAGACAGCACAACACCTTTGTCCAGGCAAGGCCCTCAAACTCTGCCGAGCTCCTCCAGGCTCTTAAATACATTCGGCCACAGATTGAAGGATACCTGAATACCAGAGACGCTGTAGGCCGCACGGAGGCATTCGAGAGGGGCCAGCTTGACGCCCAGAAGCAGGATGTCTCTCTGGATTCAATTCCGACAGCCATAGAGGTTCCCCCAGAGGCCACCGCAGCTCCTGCTTATGACCCGTCTTATGCCCGTGGGGTGGCCTCTGCAGTTGGTCAAAGGCTTGGTTCTCAGGCGGTTGCAATGCGGCTGGCAGATCATGAAGCCAATAAGCTCAAAGACGACTACGATCCGCTGGCAGCTGCTCAACAGTTTAAAGCTCAGGACCTAACGGGGTTGGAGCAAGCGGACCCCCTTATTGCCACTAAGGTCCTATCTGATGTCAATTCTTTAGAGGGTAAACTCCTTCTCGATACCAAGAACATCCGACTGGCAAAGCTCAAGGAAGCCACACTCAATGATGTTGATGCCAACACATACAATGCCATTGTGGAAGGTGGCGGTGATCCTGAGAGAGTGGGGCAGGCATGGGAAGCCAATAGGCAGGTGTCTCTGTCCGCTTCACAGCCCTACAGAAGCCTCAATGAAATGGATGAAGCGAACCTTGGGCAGTCTATCAGGTATTCCAATGAAAACGGAGGGACCCCACAGCTGTTTGATGCTTTCACCCGTAAGAGGGCTGATGGCTATTCCATTGTTGATAAGAACCCTGAGCTAGGTGCTAAGGTCGCTATCGCACGTGCACAGGCACAAGCAAAGTATGAACAGAGGTTAGAGCAGACCAATCAGGCCGCCAACTTCATGACACTGGCTTCTCTTGAGGCGGGGTGGGATGTTGGTCAATATATCTCTCCACAGTACATTGCTGAGTTGACTGGCCCAGGGAAGCCCTTTAGCACAGCTTCAGCGGCCCTAAGCTGGTACCACAAGCAAGCTGAGAAGATTGCAACCCAGCAGGAGTATGTTCACATGGGCCGCTTAGGAGGCACCGGAAACTTGAATGCTGCTACCCCTGAGGCACAGAAGCGGTTCCTTGAGGGGGCCACTAGAGAGGCCACCGCAGGTCTGGACCAGATTCTTAATGACCCCGAACAGATGCAACATGCTCAGCAAGTTCTGTCACAGACTCTGAATTATGTTGCCAAGGCGGGGGCCTCTATTCCCCTTGATTGGGCCGTAAGGAAGTACACAGGACTCGCACAGGCAGCTCCAGCTCAGAACTCAGAGCCTACTCCGATGTTCCTTAACATGGCTAAGGCGTATGAAGGCATCCCAGACCACCTTAAAGACTCCTACGCAACGGGGGACGCTAAGGCCCTTATGGATGCCTACATGATCGCCCGAAGAAATGGCAACTCAGAAGCTGAGGCTTACACGCTGGCTTACAGGGGAATCTCTCCAGAGAACAAGAAGGCCGTGGAGGAACGTAAGAAGGACCCTGAGTTCCGTAAGAAGATGGTCTCTATGCGTGACACGGCAATCAACAAGGCCAGTAGTAACTGGTTCAAGGATGTTGATAACTCTGCTGTGGTGATGGGCTCGCTGGGAACTTACATGGAAAGCTGGATTGCTCAGAACCCAGGGGCAAGTGAGGATGACCTTCAGAGTGAGATGACCCGCTATGTATCCCGAAACTTCATCCATGACACCTCTACAAACAAGTATGTGGGAGTTCCCACTTCTGTGGGGGAGGGTGCGAAAGAAACGGTATCGTTCTACATGAACAAGATCAGGGAAGAAGTGGGAGCTGAGAATAAGCCCTTCCTGTCTCACCGAGGTAATGGCAACTATGATGTGATGTGGTCTCCCGGAGGCGGGGATGCTGTAGTCCCCCTTAGGCAGATTACGTGGGGCCAGATTGACTCTATGCACCGTAAGAGCTTTGTCACAGCAGAGGACGAAGCGGCCCTAAGGGAGCTTAATAAAAAGGTTGCTTCAGGCACCCTCAAGGCCGCTGACTTGGGCAACCTAGAGGAGCTCTCAGGGAAACTCAGGGCAGCTGGTAGGGACGGTGATTTACCTATCCAAGCAATCAATAAAATCTATGAGGACCAATTCAATGATTACTTCAGTAGTGTTATCAACGTGAAAGCGAGTGATGCCCCTGCAACCTCCCCGAAAGGGACTGGAGACCCGTATGGCCGGGATACGATTGTGAAGCAGTACCTGAGCTCCAACGGTATTACGGATGTCAAGACAGGTACCAGTAACTACAAGGACTTGGCTAAGGCGCTCATTGCTACCCGCGAAGGGGTCCGGCTGTCAGTCTACAATGACCCTGCGAGGGGGGCCGGTAAGAACATTGGCATTGGCTACAACCTTGGCTCCAGAACCAAAGAGCAGGTCTTGAGAGACTTTAGGGCCGCTAGAATCCCCACCGGATACTATGATGACATCCTGTCTGGTAAGCGTGAGCTCACCTCAGATCAGGCTCGGATGCTCCTTGATGCTACCTTCCCGCAGTATGAGAGGATCGCTGAATCCACCATCAATGGCGTTAGGGCGGGTTACTGGGACCACATGCCCGCCTCACAAAGGGCCGTGATTATTGACATGGCCTATCAGCTCGGTCCACAGGGATTGTCCAAGTTCAAGAGCTCGATTAACGCTGTTGTCACTGAACAGGCACACACCATGGATAACATCTTTAAGGTGCAGTACACAGACAGGTCTGGTAAGACAGGTCTGGATACCCAGGGCTACGCTCTCAGGGCCGCCTTGTGGAATCGTGGCGCGGCTGGCTTTGCCTCTTACTTGTACGCCAATAACTATTTGAAGGAATAA
- a CDS encoding portal protein — MSPSEDKHNRPNLAQRYEQLSGIRSSYLDRARECAALTIPTLIPPESNSSGTKYPTPRQSVGSRGVNSISARYLLTLFPPNEPFFRLTVAESVLAELSGTEGARGEVEEAMASIERSIMLKMETTPIRPIIFEAFKHLIVAGNVCLHFLPGLEGAKLFRLDRYVCKRDPMGNLLEIIVKEDLSLMEVPEELREELKGTLKASMKHDTEDSLELYTCVRKKAPGEWEVWQEINGLYVEASEGEYTDENLPWLVFRYNEITGEDYGRGLVEEYLGDLRALEGLRKAILDGAAAASKVIFLVKPNGTTKQRALAQAENGAIINGNRQDVDVLQVDKYADFKVAQEQAAAIEESLSYAFLLNSAIQRNGERVTAEEIRYLAAELETARGGSYSAFTQSIQRPTLRIIMSAMEAAGELPKLPKGIVKPLITTGIEAIGRGNDLQKLMQFVGILEQVSKAEGLELYLDKGELIKRTAASLNIDVKGLVIPAEQRAEMQQEAMMQSMISQGLPNAVNALGGMAKQEMINQQQQP, encoded by the coding sequence ATGAGCCCTTCAGAGGATAAACATAACAGACCAAACCTAGCTCAGCGGTATGAGCAATTATCAGGTATACGATCTTCCTATTTAGATAGGGCACGTGAGTGTGCAGCACTTACTATCCCTACTCTCATTCCCCCAGAGTCCAACTCTAGCGGCACTAAATATCCCACTCCCAGGCAGTCTGTAGGGAGCAGGGGTGTCAACAGTATCTCAGCGAGATACCTTCTTACTCTATTCCCCCCTAATGAACCATTCTTTCGGCTTACGGTAGCTGAGAGTGTCCTTGCGGAGCTCTCTGGTACTGAAGGCGCGAGAGGAGAAGTTGAAGAAGCCATGGCGTCCATTGAGCGTTCAATCATGCTCAAAATGGAAACCACTCCAATCCGGCCAATCATCTTTGAAGCCTTTAAGCATTTAATTGTGGCAGGCAATGTTTGTCTCCACTTCCTACCTGGCTTGGAAGGCGCAAAGCTATTCCGGCTGGACAGGTACGTATGCAAGCGTGACCCCATGGGCAACCTCTTGGAGATTATTGTCAAAGAGGACTTATCTCTTATGGAGGTCCCAGAAGAACTCCGAGAGGAACTCAAGGGCACCCTCAAGGCTTCCATGAAGCATGACACTGAGGACTCTCTGGAGCTCTACACGTGCGTCCGGAAGAAGGCCCCAGGAGAATGGGAAGTCTGGCAAGAGATCAATGGTCTCTATGTGGAGGCTTCTGAAGGTGAGTACACCGATGAAAACCTTCCATGGCTGGTATTCCGTTATAACGAGATTACTGGTGAGGACTATGGCCGTGGCCTTGTAGAGGAATATCTAGGTGACCTCAGGGCACTTGAGGGCCTCCGCAAAGCAATCCTAGACGGAGCCGCAGCTGCCAGTAAGGTCATCTTCCTTGTTAAGCCTAATGGGACCACCAAGCAAAGAGCCCTGGCTCAAGCTGAGAACGGGGCCATCATCAATGGCAACAGGCAAGATGTAGATGTCCTTCAGGTCGATAAGTATGCGGACTTCAAGGTGGCTCAGGAGCAGGCAGCTGCTATTGAGGAATCTCTTTCTTATGCGTTCCTTCTCAACTCGGCCATCCAGCGGAACGGAGAAAGGGTAACAGCTGAGGAGATTCGGTATCTTGCGGCAGAGCTTGAGACAGCTAGAGGGGGCTCTTATTCAGCCTTTACTCAGAGCATCCAGCGTCCCACCCTCAGGATCATCATGTCCGCTATGGAGGCCGCAGGAGAGCTTCCGAAGCTGCCTAAGGGAATCGTCAAACCGCTTATCACTACGGGTATTGAAGCCATCGGAAGGGGTAATGACCTTCAGAAGCTGATGCAGTTCGTAGGGATTCTTGAGCAGGTATCAAAGGCTGAAGGTCTTGAGCTCTACCTTGATAAAGGGGAGCTAATCAAGCGAACAGCCGCATCTCTGAATATTGATGTTAAGGGTCTTGTTATCCCAGCTGAGCAACGTGCTGAGATGCAACAGGAAGCCATGATGCAATCAATGATTAGCCAAGGACTGCCTAATGCAGTAAACGCTCTTGGTGGGATGGCAAAGCAGGAAATGATTAATCAGCAACAACAACCATAA
- a CDS encoding phage nozzle protein, with the protein MLINKSIPSLFNGVSQQPASMRHTSQCEVADNIYPTVAIGFSKRTNTEYRAKLRDTLDREVFSKLINRDTSERYEVFIADGMIEVYDLITFEKKTVNTPDGLGYLTSENPKIDFNMTTIADHSFVLNRTVKAGMAEGKKPANPVNIGFANVIASPASHAFHITVNGTTATVSLGAGGATISGLADSLRSELSTKLGGGYSVTRFTSGGIMVEKVDGGEVEITASDTYGNEGVKAISNGVSRFSYLPATLIPDYVIEVIGDPDNSESDYYVEYKDGRWIETTASDISNEFDLSTMPHVLIREADGTFTFKQAEWAGRTTGDEDSNPNPSFIGASINDIYLIRNRLGLLADENVVLSRANEFYSFYGESARTVIDSDPIDAPAPGNKVSILKYAVSFNKVLLLFSDQTQFQLTAGETLTPKTARIDPTTSFESSPLVRPVSIGMELFFTVARGGYSGVREYYVDNTTVSNDAIDITAHVDSYVPGDIFKLASSSNEDLLVAASAREPNVLYAYKFYWSKDEKLQSAWFRFIFEEGVEILDMDFIANNLYLIIKRADGVYLETMNFQPSLEDRGLSFRVLLDRRVTLTGSYDPATKLTTWELPYTPTGPVSVVLGGSFEGQRGFQLFGTTVEGNKVTAKGDYSGGEAFIGVPYTMRYEFSEQYAEDGQKNALLSATVKLRRMLVNYSDSGYFRINVTPWARQTYTYVFTGTALGDASAVIGTVPIVSGSYRFPIKSSNLRTRIEIINDSHLPSHFQSAEWEAEMVVKSQRG; encoded by the coding sequence ATGCTGATTAATAAGAGCATCCCCAGCCTGTTCAATGGAGTCAGTCAACAGCCAGCCTCAATGCGGCACACAAGTCAGTGTGAGGTGGCCGACAACATCTACCCTACGGTAGCCATTGGCTTCAGTAAGAGAACAAATACGGAGTACAGAGCAAAGCTCCGGGACACCCTTGATAGGGAAGTTTTCAGTAAGCTCATCAACAGGGACACTTCAGAACGCTATGAGGTGTTCATTGCAGACGGGATGATTGAGGTCTATGACTTAATCACCTTTGAAAAGAAAACAGTCAACACGCCTGATGGCCTTGGGTACCTCACCAGTGAGAACCCTAAGATTGACTTTAATATGACCACCATAGCGGACCACTCGTTTGTCCTTAACAGGACTGTGAAGGCCGGTATGGCTGAAGGGAAGAAGCCAGCTAACCCTGTGAATATTGGTTTTGCTAATGTGATTGCTTCTCCGGCCAGCCATGCTTTCCACATCACGGTAAATGGTACAACCGCCACGGTATCCCTTGGGGCCGGAGGGGCAACCATCAGCGGACTTGCGGACAGCCTTAGGTCCGAGCTCAGTACAAAACTAGGGGGCGGATATTCTGTCACAAGGTTCACCTCTGGTGGGATCATGGTTGAAAAGGTTGATGGGGGAGAGGTAGAAATAACAGCTTCCGACACCTACGGTAACGAGGGTGTTAAAGCCATCAGCAATGGGGTCTCAAGGTTTTCATACCTACCGGCCACTTTGATTCCTGACTATGTGATTGAAGTCATTGGTGATCCGGACAACTCAGAGTCTGATTACTACGTTGAATACAAGGATGGTCGGTGGATTGAAACCACAGCCTCTGACATCTCCAATGAGTTTGATCTCTCCACAATGCCTCATGTCCTAATCAGGGAAGCTGACGGGACTTTCACCTTTAAGCAGGCTGAGTGGGCCGGAAGGACAACTGGGGATGAGGATTCAAACCCTAACCCATCCTTTATTGGTGCATCAATCAATGACATCTACCTAATCAGGAACCGCCTTGGGCTACTCGCAGATGAGAATGTTGTCCTCTCAAGGGCCAATGAGTTCTACTCTTTCTATGGCGAGTCAGCCCGGACAGTAATTGATAGTGATCCTATTGATGCTCCAGCTCCGGGTAACAAGGTGTCTATCTTAAAGTACGCTGTGTCCTTCAATAAGGTCCTGCTACTGTTCTCCGATCAGACACAGTTTCAGCTTACAGCTGGGGAGACACTGACCCCTAAGACAGCTCGTATTGACCCCACAACATCCTTTGAAAGCTCTCCTCTGGTTCGCCCAGTGTCTATCGGTATGGAGCTGTTCTTCACGGTTGCCAGGGGAGGGTACTCAGGTGTCCGGGAGTATTACGTGGACAACACTACGGTCTCCAATGATGCCATCGACATCACAGCTCACGTGGACTCTTATGTGCCTGGAGACATCTTTAAGCTGGCCTCTAGCTCCAATGAGGATTTACTCGTAGCGGCTTCAGCAAGGGAGCCTAACGTCCTGTATGCCTACAAGTTCTACTGGTCCAAGGATGAGAAGCTTCAGTCCGCTTGGTTCCGCTTTATCTTTGAAGAAGGGGTGGAGATTCTGGACATGGATTTCATTGCTAACAATCTCTACCTCATCATCAAGAGAGCTGACGGGGTGTATCTGGAGACAATGAACTTCCAGCCATCTTTAGAAGACCGTGGGCTCTCCTTCAGGGTGCTCCTGGATCGCCGTGTGACGCTCACAGGCTCCTATGATCCAGCCACAAAGCTCACCACTTGGGAGCTCCCTTATACCCCCACAGGTCCTGTCAGTGTGGTCCTTGGAGGCTCCTTTGAAGGGCAGCGAGGGTTTCAGCTGTTTGGGACAACTGTAGAGGGCAACAAGGTGACAGCCAAGGGGGACTACAGCGGTGGCGAGGCGTTCATTGGAGTGCCATATACTATGCGCTATGAGTTCTCTGAGCAGTACGCTGAGGATGGTCAGAAGAACGCTCTACTGTCTGCCACGGTGAAGCTGCGGAGGATGCTGGTCAACTACAGTGACTCAGGGTATTTCCGTATCAATGTCACCCCATGGGCTCGTCAAACATACACCTATGTGTTTACAGGGACAGCCTTAGGGGATGCTTCAGCTGTCATCGGGACAGTTCCCATTGTCTCTGGAAGCTACAGGTTTCCAATCAAGTCAAGCAACCTTAGAACAAGGATTGAAATTATCAATGACTCACACCTTCCTTCCCATTTCCAGTCTGCTGAGTGGGAGGCTGAGATGGTAGTGAAATCACAGAGAGGTTAA
- a CDS encoding phage tail fiber domain-containing protein, with protein sequence MVAYSYVTYENVDGSQNVFTFHFPFLAPEHIHVEVDKVPVSFTFLNKGVIQTASVPPQGSDVVVRRITPREESVVDFVDGALLREEPLDLLNIFYLYIVQETVDQAEMALEVSQGIDAKAQEALDKVNDAIEEALAAVDERLAPILEETLVVLTEIRATAAEVETTSDLLLELYETLKDSVTIATDSAERAEKALEEAEDLLNNTVSVTVVEDSDASYVLQMEFGETAITTPNLKSSSPAFESGTQMLFIQATAPTGWTKVITHNDKALRIVSSVGGISGGTVPFTTAFTLREISGSIGNTTLTVAQMPSHSHSYTAAGGSTCYPSQDGTSARPAGSNTGAAGGNGAHTHSLTGVSVDLGVQYVDAIIARKD encoded by the coding sequence ATGGTGGCTTACAGCTACGTTACCTATGAAAATGTGGACGGGTCTCAGAATGTTTTCACATTTCACTTCCCATTCCTAGCCCCTGAACATATTCATGTTGAGGTCGATAAGGTTCCAGTCTCTTTCACATTCCTGAATAAGGGAGTAATCCAGACAGCCTCAGTACCCCCTCAAGGCTCTGATGTTGTCGTTCGCAGGATAACACCCAGGGAGGAGTCTGTTGTTGATTTCGTAGACGGAGCCCTTCTTAGGGAAGAGCCCCTAGACCTTCTAAATATTTTCTACCTTTACATTGTTCAAGAAACAGTAGACCAAGCGGAGATGGCCCTTGAGGTCTCCCAAGGAATTGATGCAAAGGCACAAGAAGCCCTTGATAAAGTCAATGACGCTATTGAAGAGGCGCTGGCCGCTGTGGATGAACGCCTTGCCCCCATTCTGGAAGAAACGTTGGTCGTTCTTACGGAGATTAGGGCAACGGCAGCAGAGGTAGAGACAACTTCAGACTTACTTCTAGAACTGTATGAAACACTGAAAGACAGTGTAACGATTGCTACCGACTCCGCAGAGAGGGCTGAGAAGGCACTTGAGGAGGCAGAAGACCTGCTTAACAACACCGTGTCGGTAACTGTTGTTGAGGACAGTGACGCAAGCTACGTTTTACAGATGGAGTTTGGGGAAACAGCAATTACCACCCCAAATTTAAAGAGCAGCTCTCCGGCGTTTGAATCTGGAACCCAGATGCTTTTTATCCAGGCCACTGCCCCTACAGGCTGGACAAAAGTAATTACCCATAATGATAAGGCCCTACGAATTGTGAGTAGTGTTGGCGGGATATCGGGGGGCACAGTACCCTTTACAACTGCTTTTACCTTAAGAGAGATTAGCGGATCGATTGGCAACACAACTCTAACAGTTGCACAAATGCCAAGCCATAGCCACAGTTATACTGCCGCAGGTGGCAGCACATGCTACCCCTCCCAAGACGGCACATCCGCGCGTCCGGCGGGCTCTAACACAGGAGCAGCGGGGGGTAATGGGGCACACACCCACAGCTTAACAGGTGTTTCTGTTGATTTAGGTGTCCAGTATGTAGATGCCATCATCGCCAGGAAAGATTGA
- a CDS encoding virion core protein, T7 gp14 family, with amino-acid sequence MAGYANNAGWGTALSIGTAGYNYYADRQNAKAMRNQADVANMAAQAQLQTQQQQNNMQASDKMSNIALDSIRSMGQLRAAAGDTALGGANADRLGSDIRMAEGTDIATLETNRRMANNQSSAEASAIMAANLSRAHSVKKPSLIGAGLTIAGGYLDDQKRNTLNKLGYRG; translated from the coding sequence TTGGCTGGGTATGCCAATAATGCTGGGTGGGGAACTGCCCTGAGCATTGGTACCGCTGGATACAACTATTATGCAGACCGGCAGAACGCCAAGGCCATGCGTAATCAGGCTGATGTGGCCAACATGGCCGCTCAGGCACAGCTTCAGACCCAGCAACAGCAGAACAATATGCAAGCCTCAGACAAGATGTCCAACATTGCTCTGGACTCCATAAGGTCCATGGGGCAGCTTAGAGCCGCAGCTGGAGATACGGCCTTAGGTGGCGCCAATGCTGACAGGCTTGGAAGTGACATCAGGATGGCTGAAGGGACTGACATTGCTACCCTGGAGACCAACCGAAGGATGGCTAACAACCAGTCCTCAGCGGAGGCTTCAGCAATCATGGCGGCTAACTTGAGTAGAGCTCACAGTGTTAAGAAGCCGTCCCTCATCGGGGCTGGCCTCACTATCGCTGGTGGCTACCTTGATGACCAGAAGCGTAACACTCTCAACAAGCTGGGATACAGAGGATAG